The DNA region TTTTTTGTCCTACAGAACCTGTTTCTCTACCTTCCATAGAATCACTAGCAACGATGTAAAGGTGTTTTTTTAATTCTTCAATTGTAATAGAATTAGAATATTTAATTGGGCTAATTGTTTTTTTGACGAGACTTCTTTTGTACCTTGACAAGAAGCCAACGCACTAAAAGCAAGTAGAAAAAGAAATTTTCTCATAAATTGATATCTGCTGGTTGTGATTGTATTTTTTACAAATATCTGAAAATTAATTTGATAAAACCTAGTGATTCTATGCTGATGAAGCTGTTTTTTATGTAAAAAAGAGAGAATAAATCGCTTCGTTTTCTTCTGTTTAAGGCTTATATTAAGGTTTTGATAGGCAATAAAATATACGTATTTTTGTAACTTAGAAAATAAATAGAAATCATGGAACAAATACAGGAAATTCACTCTCCAAAATCGGAAGAATTAATTAATAAAGAAAATAATTATGGAGCTCATAATTACCATCCTTTACCAGTAGTTTTGGAAAAAGGAGAAGGTGTATTTGTGTGGGATGTAGATGGAAAAAAATATTACGATTTTTTATCGGCTTACTCAGCGGTTAATCAAGGACACTGTCATCCTAAAATTGTGGGAGCAATGCTTGAGCAAGCCCAAAAATTAACCTTAACTTCTCGTGCATTTTATAATGATAAATTAGGTGTTTACGAAGAATTTGTAACGCAATATTTTGGTTTTGATAAGGTTTTACCAATGAATACAGGAGCAGAAGCTGTCGAAACTGCTGTGAAGTTATGTAGAAAATGGGCCTATGAAGTAAAAGGAATTGCTGAGAATCAAGCACAAATCATTGTTTGTGAAAACAATTTTCATGGAAGAACTACAACTATTATTTCTTTTTCGAACGACGAAACGGCTCGCAAAAGTTTTGGGCCTTTTACGGAAGGATTTATAAAAATAGAATATGATAATCTGGATGCATTGGAAAAAGCATTGGAATCTTCAAAAAATATTGCTGGCTTTTTAGTAGAACCTATTCAAGGTGAAGCAGGAGTTTATGTTCCTAGCGAAGGATATTTGGCGAAAGCCAAAGCATTATGCGAAAAACACAATGTGTTATTTATTGCCGATGAAGTTCAAACAGGTATTGCTCGTACTGGAAAATTATTGGCAGTACAACATGAAAACGTACAACCCGATATCTTAATTTTAGGAAAAGCCATTTCAGGAGGTGTATATCCTGTTTCGGCTGTTTTGGCTAATAATTCAATAATGAATGTAATCAAGCCAGGGCAACACGGTTCTACTTTTGGGGGTAATCCTGTCGCTGCTGCGGTAGCAATTGCTGCATTAGAAGTTATCAAAGAGGAGAAGTTAGCCGAAAATGCTGAACGATTGGGTGTGATTTTGAGAAAAGGACTAAACGAAATTGCAGCTAAGAATTCATTGATTAAGCTAGTAAGAGGAAAAGGTTTATTGAATGCAATAGTAATTGATTGTGATGAAGAATCAGATTTAGCATGGAATATCTGTTTGAAATTCAGAGATTATGGTTTGCTGGCTAAACCTACACATGGCAACAAAATTCGTTTAGCGCCACCGTTAGTGATTACAGAAAATCAAATACAAGACTGTTTGTCAATTATCGAAAAAGCGTTAAACGATTTTAAATAAAACGGTATGGATCGGGTAATTAAATTAATAAAAAATCGCTCGGATATTGGTGGTGGAACTCGTGGTTCTGATTTAGGAGTGGATGCATTAGAAGTTGCAGCAATCAATCATGGAAGTGAATATTTTAATCAATTTACCTTCGAAGATGTTAAGACGCATAACGAAACCATTTACGATAAGAATCGAAATACATTTGCGAAACGTATTGAGTTTGTTTTAGAACAATGTACTCGTGTTTCCTATGCAATTAAGCGTACTTTAGAAGCCCATTTTTTACCTATTGTTTTATCAGGAGATCATTCTTCAGCTTTGGGAACTATTAGCGGAATTAAAGCTATGTATCCTCATAAAACATTAGGTGTTGTGTGGATTGATGCTCATGCTGATTTGCATTCGCCTTATACTTCTCCTTCAGGAAATATTCATGGAATGCCTCTTGGAGCTGCTTTAGGTTTTGATAATTTAAAATGTCAAATCAATGAAGTAATTCCGGAAACGCAACTTCATTGGGAGGAAATGAAAAATATTGGAATTCCTGGTTCTAAATTAGAGGCTGAACATTTAATTTATTTTGGAGTACGGGATACTGAGGAGGCTGAAGACTTCCAAATTGCACAATTAGGTATTAAAAATTTCCGTGTTGAGGAGGTTCGTTATAAAGGTTTAGCTAATTGTGTAGAAAGAGCATTGTCGAAATTAGAACATTGTGATATGATATATGTTTCATTTGATGTTGATTCTTTAGATTGTGATTTGGTATCAAATGGAACAGGAACACCGGTTTCAAAAGGTTTTGATCACTATGAAGTAATTGCTATAATTAATCAAATTATTGCTTCTCGAAAAGTAATTTGTGTAGAATTCTGCGAAATCAATCCGCTTTTGGATACCAAAGGAAACAAAATGGCGGAAACCGCTTTTGAGGTTTTAGAACAAATTACATCCAGTTTGGTTTTGCCAAATGAGTAGTTTTTAGCTTGTTTAGCAAGTGAAATTCTGAAGTTAATCTGTTTTTGTGAAAATTCACTTTAAAGATTTATAACAAAAAGCAATTAAAAATTTGTTTTTTTGCAATTAATAGAGGGTTAATTTTATTTATGACATTTCGCTCCTTAAAAGCGTTAATTTATAACATCACTAATCAAAATTACTTATATTTGCATAAGTATTTATACTTAGTTTTAAAAAATGAAATTTTTATGATTCAAGTAGCCGAAGCTTTAAATATTATAGCTGAGAATAGTTGTAAAATGCCAATTGCAAAAATTAAAGTGAGTAAATCACTGGGGTATGTTTTGGCAGAAGCGGTTTATTCTCCAATAAATATGCCTCCTTTTCGTCAGTCGGCGATGGATGGATATGCTTTTACTCATAATGGATCGAATCAATTTGAAGTGGTAAATACATCACAAGCCGGAGATTTTCTGGATGATAAAATTGAGGAAAATCAAGCGGTTCGTATTTTTACAGGTGCTTTTGTTCCTGATGATACTGATACTGTGGTGATGCAGGAGCATACAACAAGAACGGACAATTTGCTTCAAATTGAAAAAATGCCTGTTGCTTGTGCTAATATTCGTGAAAAAGGAGAGCAGATTAAAAAAGGCGAATTGGTTTTTGATGCCAATACGGTGATTACTCCTGCGGCTATTGGTTTTTTAGCCTGTTTGGGAATTACAAAAATCAAGGTGATATGAAAAACCAAGAGTAGCTATTTTAGTTACCGGAAATGAATTAGTGCCGGCCGGAAATAAATTGCCAAAAGGAAAAATTTACGAAAGTAATTCGCTAATGATAGAAGCGGCTTTACAAACAATCGGGATTAAAAAAACGACTGTTTTTAAGGTTAAAGATAGTCTGAAAAAAACGATTAAAGCAGTAGAAAGCTGTTTGGCTAATTTTGATGTTTTGTTGATTTCAGGCGGAATTTCGGTAGGGGATTATGATTATGTCAAAGAAGCTTTGTTGAAAAACGGAGTGACTGAGTTGTTTTATAAGATCAATCAAAAACCGGGTAAGCCTTTGTTTTTTGGAACAAAAGAAAATAAAATTGTCTTTGCTTTACCGGGAAATCCCGCTTCTTCACTGACTTGTTTTTATGTATATGCTTTTCCTGCTTTGAAAAAGTTGATGGGATTTGAAGCAATACATTTGCCGGAAATGAAGAAAAAGATAAGTACAGATTTTAAAAATACAACTGGAAAGACCTTGTTTTTAAAAGCGCTTTACGGAGATGAAAAAGTAACGGTTTTGGAGAGTCAGAGTTCGGCAATGTTGAATACTTTTTCGGTTGCAAATGGTTTAATTGTCATACCACATGATATTACTCATGTTAAGGCGAATCAGGAAGTTGTAGTTTTGCCTTTTAATTGAAAGAAAAATGAAAAAAGTAACTGTATCAATTCTTTGTGGAGGCAAAAGTAGCCGAATGCAATCGGAGAAAGGATTAGTGCTTTTTCAGGGAAATCCATTTATTGAGCATATCATTGAAGCGGTTAAGCCTATTAGTAATGAAATACAATTAGTGACAAATACAGCAAATTATGATTATTTGCCGTATCAAAAAATAAAAGATATTGAAATAGACAAAGGACCTATTGGCGGAATTTATTCGGCTTTGGTTCATTCTCAATCGGAAACTAATTTGATATTGAGTTGTGATATTCCGCTGATTTCAACCGAAATATTATTGGAATTGATTAACAAACATACAACAGATTTTGAGGTTTCTGTTTTTTCAGATACCAATAAAATCCATCCTTTGATAGGAATTTATTCGAAAAAAATAATTCCGGTTCTAAAAAAGGCTATAGAAGAAAATGAATTAAAAATGATGCACTTGTTAGCAAAAGTGAATCATCAAATAATAGAAGTTACAGGCGAGAAAAGCAAGCAATTTAGAAATGTCAATTCGCTAACCGAATTGCAAGAACTGAATACCAATTTATACTGAAGATTATGAAAGAGGCAAACACACCAAGATTAACAATTGTAGGAGCTGGTCCTGGCGATGTGGAATTAATTACCATTAAAGCCATCAAAGCTTTAGGAGATGCGGATGTAGTGCTTTATGATGCGCTGGTGAATGAGGATTTGTTACAATATGCTGCTGCAGGAACCGAAATAGTTTTTGTGGGTAAGCGTTTTGGTTGTCATGCCTATACTCAGGATCAGATAAATGAATTGATTGTGGTTATGGCTCAAAAACACGGTCATGTGGTGCGATTAAAAGGAGGTGATCCGTTTGTTTTTGGTAGAGGAAGTGAAGAAATTGAATTTGCTCAAAAACATGGTCTGGAAACGGCTATTGTTCCGGGAATATCTTCGGCTTTAGGAGTTCCGGCTTCTAACGGAATCAGTTTAACACAACGCGGAATTTCAGAAAGTTTTTGGGTAATTACAGGAACAACTTCGGCACATAAATTATCGACTGATGTTAGTTTGGCAGCGCAGTCGTCGGCTACGGTGGTGATTTTAATGGGAATGAATAAACTGGACGAAATTGTATCTATTTATCAAAACAACAGAACCGATGATTTGCCGGTGGCTATCATTCAAAACGGAACGAAAGACACACAGAAAAAAGTAATAGGAACGGTAAGTACCATCAGTAAATTAGTAGCTGAACACAAACTGGCTTCACCGGCTATTATCGTAATTGGAGAGGTGGTAAATCATACTTCAGAATTAGCTGTTTTTACTAAAGCGGCTTATAGTGATGACGAATTTATTTTTCAAAATTTAAATGTAACTGAATAATGCTAAGTGTAAAATATTT from Flavobacterium nitratireducens includes:
- a CDS encoding molybdopterin molybdotransferase MoeA, whose protein sequence is MPKGKIYESNSLMIEAALQTIGIKKTTVFKVKDSLKKTIKAVESCLANFDVLLISGGISVGDYDYVKEALLKNGVTELFYKINQKPGKPLFFGTKENKIVFALPGNPASSLTCFYVYAFPALKKLMGFEAIHLPEMKKKISTDFKNTTGKTLFLKALYGDEKVTVLESQSSAMLNTFSVANGLIVIPHDITHVKANQEVVVLPFN
- a CDS encoding arginase, coding for MDRVIKLIKNRSDIGGGTRGSDLGVDALEVAAINHGSEYFNQFTFEDVKTHNETIYDKNRNTFAKRIEFVLEQCTRVSYAIKRTLEAHFLPIVLSGDHSSALGTISGIKAMYPHKTLGVVWIDAHADLHSPYTSPSGNIHGMPLGAALGFDNLKCQINEVIPETQLHWEEMKNIGIPGSKLEAEHLIYFGVRDTEEAEDFQIAQLGIKNFRVEEVRYKGLANCVERALSKLEHCDMIYVSFDVDSLDCDLVSNGTGTPVSKGFDHYEVIAIINQIIASRKVICVEFCEINPLLDTKGNKMAETAFEVLEQITSSLVLPNE
- the rocD gene encoding ornithine--oxo-acid transaminase → MEQIQEIHSPKSEELINKENNYGAHNYHPLPVVLEKGEGVFVWDVDGKKYYDFLSAYSAVNQGHCHPKIVGAMLEQAQKLTLTSRAFYNDKLGVYEEFVTQYFGFDKVLPMNTGAEAVETAVKLCRKWAYEVKGIAENQAQIIVCENNFHGRTTTIISFSNDETARKSFGPFTEGFIKIEYDNLDALEKALESSKNIAGFLVEPIQGEAGVYVPSEGYLAKAKALCEKHNVLFIADEVQTGIARTGKLLAVQHENVQPDILILGKAISGGVYPVSAVLANNSIMNVIKPGQHGSTFGGNPVAAAVAIAALEVIKEEKLAENAERLGVILRKGLNEIAAKNSLIKLVRGKGLLNAIVIDCDEESDLAWNICLKFRDYGLLAKPTHGNKIRLAPPLVITENQIQDCLSIIEKALNDFK
- the cobA gene encoding uroporphyrinogen-III C-methyltransferase: MKEANTPRLTIVGAGPGDVELITIKAIKALGDADVVLYDALVNEDLLQYAAAGTEIVFVGKRFGCHAYTQDQINELIVVMAQKHGHVVRLKGGDPFVFGRGSEEIEFAQKHGLETAIVPGISSALGVPASNGISLTQRGISESFWVITGTTSAHKLSTDVSLAAQSSATVVILMGMNKLDEIVSIYQNNRTDDLPVAIIQNGTKDTQKKVIGTVSTISKLVAEHKLASPAIIVIGEVVNHTSELAVFTKAAYSDDEFIFQNLNVTE
- a CDS encoding molybdenum cofactor guanylyltransferase; amino-acid sequence: MKKVTVSILCGGKSSRMQSEKGLVLFQGNPFIEHIIEAVKPISNEIQLVTNTANYDYLPYQKIKDIEIDKGPIGGIYSALVHSQSETNLILSCDIPLISTEILLELINKHTTDFEVSVFSDTNKIHPLIGIYSKKIIPVLKKAIEENELKMMHLLAKVNHQIIEVTGEKSKQFRNVNSLTELQELNTNLY